The Spirosoma oryzicola region TTGTAATATGGATCAAGAAACTGTTCCGGTGGCACTATTTGTAAGGGTATCCAAAAAGTCTCAAAGCTATGAGCGGCAAGTGTTAGAACTCACAAGGCATGCAGAGAGATTAGGATACAAGATTGCCCAAGTTGTTCATGAGAAAGGAAGTGCTACCAAACGTCGAAACGTTGAACGGCCTGAGTTGGAGGAATTGCTGCAGCTATGTAGAAAGCGTACTATCAAAAAAATATTGGTAACCGAATTTACTAGACTTGGGCGACGTCGTGGGGAAACACCACAATTAGTAGAAGAAATCACAGAGCTGGGTGTTTCAATCTATGCACATAATCTACATTTAGAAACATTGTTACCTAACTATAAACGTAATCCAGTAACGAATATGATCTTAGCCGTAATGGTAGAAATGGGAGCACAGGAAACTGAGCGTTTGTCTGAGCGCATTATTTCAGGTCAAGAAGAAGCTCGTAACAATGGGGTTCGCATCGGGCGGCCAATAGGAAGCGTTATTGGAAATAAAGAACTACTAGAAAAATACCCACGGATTGTTAAAGATCTTAAAGCAGGGCTCAGTATTCGGCAGATTTCTGCTATCCGAAGTAACTCAAAAGACACAGTTCAACGAGTAAAAAAAGCACTAAATAGTAATCAGTTTCCATCTAACCCTCTAAATTAATAAATCCTCAGTATGTACATAAACTTTTGATTGAACCCATAACATTTATCGAATTAATATGAGAGTAAGCATTGAAACAGCTGTTGAGCTATTTAGTAAGCATCTAAATAAAAACGATAATAAGCATATTCTATTTTCTGCACCATTTGGTTATGGTAAAAGCTTCTTTCTAGAAAACTACTTTAACTATAGCAATGTTTATAGACCATTTTGGTTGTCACCCGTTAAATACATTGTTGGTAACAATGAAGACATTTTTGAATATATTAAGCTAGATATAGCAATTCAAATTCTACTATCTTCCGATTTCAAAGTAGCTTCAACCCCAATATTCAGCGATGAATTGTATGCTTGGCAACTACTAGAAAGTAGTCCTGAAGAGGTTGCGAAACTTCTTCTTGAGACTATAAAAGACCTCGATATACCTATTGTAAAACAAGGTGTCGACGTAATTTTAAAATCCTTAAAATTAAGAGAAGAATTTCTTAAGAAGAAATCGAGCCTTATCGACTCCAATAAAAGTGAGTATGATAAGTTATTAGATTTCATATCATCGCAGAATAAAGTTAAAGGTTCAATTTACGAAGATGACATTATTACTAAAATCATCAGAACTTCATTACAAGCTATAAAATACAACAACCCTGATTACGCATCAACAAATAGTATAAAGGAAAACGTTTTAATAATTGATGACTTTGATAGATTAGACCCCGAACACATATTTAGAATATTAAATATATTTAGTGTTCATCAAAACTATTTTAACAACAAAGTCGAATATGATCAAAACAAATTTGGTTTTGATAAAATTATAATTGTTTGTAGCATCAATAACATTGAAAAAATATACAAACATAAATATGGAGAAGGCGTTGATTTTCAAGGATATATAGGAAAGTTCTATTCGACAGAAATTTTTCATTTTGATAATCAAGCTTCAATTGCTTACCATTGCCAACATAATTTTTCATCAGAATTAGACGATGAAGAATTAAAATTATTAGGATTGTTTCTAGCTTTTTTCACTAAGAACAATAAAATATCTATCAGGAATATTGTCAAACATGAGAGACTATCTCCAACAAATGAATTTATTTTAAATAAATATGAATTTCCGCAGATAATAAACGAAGCAGACAATACTTTAAAGTATAAAATGTCAGGAAATCTTCGCATTTTGAGCAAAGCAGTTTGGGCTGATAATTACCAATTTCCTGTTAAGAATAATATAAATTCCTTTTATATCTCTAGCAATGATTTCAAATTTTTCAAAATAATACAAATACTAACGACAATATTTGGCGACTATAATTATCTTAAAAATATATCAAATGAGTTTCGTAATGAAAAGCTGTTATTTGACGATACGTTGACACTTCCAATTATTAAAATTGTCATTCCACTAATGCACTTTTTAATGAATTTTGATGATGCAAAAAGTATTTTCGCTAATATCAATGATAAAAGGATGTCAGTTGAAATCTATAATAGCATTGAAACAAGTAAATTGATTGACCTACCTTTATCCGACTTCTTAGATAAACCAATTACTCTTCCTGTCGGGTGGAATATAACTAACCAGTATAGCGGCAATGTCAGTTACTATTCGAATGTAAGTAACAATTTTTCAAGTGATATAAATTATACAACGTACAAGTTCAAACTACAAGAACAATTATTAAATATTTTAGATTATACTTTGAAGTTTCTAGAAAATAAATCATTCTTACATAAACTCGGTATATCGAACTAGTTTTCTCAATGAAAGAGAAACCTTATCGATAAATTAAATATTGAAAACTTATTAATTTTGATCATGTTTAGTTCGTTAATAAAGTGGTTGTAATTGACTAAAATTGCAACTAACAATAGCCTGATCAATTGACCAAGCTATTATCAATTGGCAGACTGGTCAGGAAACCTTATTTCGTTGGCGGGCCTGCATCGCTTTACTGGCTTTCAGTTCGACCGAGACTCGACGCTCATCGGGCTTGCCGTAAACTTCCATACCCTTATCAGACTTTCGACCGAGCAGCACTTTGACCGCGTCGGTGGTTAGGCAGAGCGTATTGAAGCACCAATCGGTAAACGTTTTCCGACCAGCCTTGCTGCTGAGCTCAGGGTGCAGATTCATTTCAGCGGCCACCAGCTTGAGCCAGAAGTTGAACTTGACCAAACTGATGAGCGGCAACTGGTCCCAACCGCCATATTTAGCCACGATCTTTTTGACCTCATCAAATTGCGGAATCTTAGCCATCACGTCGTTTTTGATGCGGGCTTTCATCAGCCACACCTCGCCATCGATACCAGGCCGCAGGGCCGTTTTGTGCACTCTGATGAAGTCTTCGAGATCACCATAGTGAAAGCCAGTTCGACATAATATGATAAACAGATCGGCCACTTGCTGGAGCTTTGGACTCTTAAAGCGATGCTTTAATAAGGTTTCGAATTGATCATTGGTCAAAAAGACCGGGTCACCATAGGTTATGCCTTTCACTTTGTAGCCGTCTAAAGGGTTTTTATCGGTCAATTTGTTCAATTTGGCCCACGCAATGACGTTTTTGATGGTCTGCGTTTGCTTAGCTATGTAGCTATCAGCATGGCCGATTTTGCCATTGGCTTGCTTAAATTTTTTCATCCAACCCCGATAGGCTTTCACCCAAGTCAAGTCGAAGTCTTCAACGAGTAGATCGATGGCTTTGCGCGAGATCAGAAAGTCAGTGAGCTTTTTTCGGACGTTGTCATACACGCCAATAGTTTCTTCTACCAGGTTGCGCTCAGCATCGGCCTGGCAATCCTTCAAGTAAAGCTCGAAGGCTGATAGCAAACTAACAGCAGAGCTCTGGCCCTCAAACAAGCGTCTGATCTTGGCTGCTGTGATCTTTTCTTTCTTTCTGAATAAATCGCTGTAGTGAGCCCGCAGCTGATCACGCATGGTGTCTAAGTGGCCATTCATGAAGTAGGATTCAGGCTCGGCTTTTGTTACCCGCTCACCGTCCCAGTTTTCCCACCCGATAGTATGGCCAGTACTACCGATGTCAATTCGTTCGCCGCTTACCGTGATGCGGCAATAAATCACGGCTTTACCGTTTTGCTTGCTTCTGCGTCTCCAAAAGCTAATGTCCATTCTTGAAATGTTCATATGTGCTGCATTTAGTGCAGCGGGTGAAGCGAATTAGTAAAGGGGGGCCATTCGATTTTGTTGATTAAGCGGTATAATCCTTTTAATCGGTTTTTAATATTAGGCTGCGAGGGGGTGCTACCAGACTTTTCAGGGTGCTACCGGAGGTGTCATCAGCCAACAAAATCGGGGCGGAACGGCCAAAAAGGGCCAAAAAAAAAGCCTGATACGGTTTAGTATCAGGCATCGATTCATTATAAGCGTACTATTGCAGAGAGGAAGGGATTCGAACCCTCGATACGGTTGCCCGCATACACACTTTCCAGGCGTGCTCCTTCAACCACTCGGACACCTCTCTGTTTGTGTTTTGACAGCCGCTGATCTTATCCGTATTCTGGCTTGTATTAGATAAGCATTACAAGCTCGTAGCGTCAGCTGTTTCCTTATGGGAGTGCAAAATAAGCGAATGTGTAGGGGTTGTGCAAACAATGTAATGAAATAAAGACAACTACAGGGGAATGCTTTTCTTCTACAACCGAATCCCCCCTACGTAATAGGTCACCCCAAGCGCCAACAGGATCAGACCAATGACGACATAGAGATACATAGGTAATTTGTTTTTCATGGCAAAGTGTATAGTAGCGGTAAACCGATATAGCCACCGGAGATTATCAACAGATTTCATATTGATAACCTGCCCTTAACTTTTATAGCTTTAATTTCTACGAATAACGCTACGATCGCTGGTTGTGTTATCCGATTTACTGACTGCTAAGCAATTCTACATAATAGAATCGAAATAAAGTTTAAATCTGCTGCTTGTCCAGCTATACCATCATGTCCTCCTAACGCTATAGCATACGCCACAGCTTATGTAGTCATATTTCACTAACTATAAAGTAGCCTTATAGTAGTATTAGTACCAGTAAATATTTGATACTAAGTAACAAATGATAGCTTTGCGCTGAAAAACGAGCTTTGTTCTTCTGAACTGCTTGTTTTGGTGTGGATAGAAGTAGAAAGCCCGACTCAATTTGAAGCCGGGCTTTTTTCTTGTAGCCTATAAGCTGGTTACTTTTACCTAAACCGCAGCGCTGATTTGAGTGGGTAAAAAATGAATACTAACGTGTCCTGACAACTTGTAAGTAATTGATCAGGGGCTTTCGGGCTCCATCGGGAATGGCAATTTCGTGCGAACCGATATAGAGCTGATTCGACTCAATCCGGTCTATGTAAGCAAGATTGATAACCAGCGAACGCGACAATTGATAAAACCCGGCGGACAGGTAGGGTAAGAGTCTACCCAGGTTTAATGATATATTGATGGCATGGTACGTCCTGGTAGGATAAATTCGATGAAAGCCCGCTGGCGTTAAAAACAGTTCACTGTTGCCACGATCCGCTTTTACAAAGAGAATCTCGGTCTTAATAACCCGAATATAACCACTACCCGTAGGTAGAAACGTGTGATCGGGCAATTCAGGTGAACCCGCAATATTTCCTGCGTAAAAATTATGCATGGCTAAATCAATTTGAGCGGCTAATTCGCGGACACGAACCGGTTTATGTAAAAAAGCAGCCGGAAACGTTCCTTTTGCCCGCTTAAACGTCTCCGCTTCCGAATTTCCGGTTATGTAAATGACAGGCACCCACTTGATGCGCATTAGCTCTTTTACCGTTGTAATGCCATCAATCGGCCCGTTTAGCATGATATCCATCAGCACGATGTCGGGCTGGCTTTGTTCCATACTCCTGATCGCAGCCTCATAGCTGGTTGCCATCCCGCAGATGATGTAGCCTGACTTACCTAGGCTCTCTTCCATATCGGTGGCCATAAACAAGTCATCTTCAACAATTAGAATTCGTAAAGGCGTTTCCATTAGTAGTATATATCTGTAACAATAGAGAGCGGGCTATTGAAGAGTAACCAGCGTTGATAAGTCGAACGACAGTGTAAACGAACAACCGTTGTCCATGTTGAAATAGCTTTTCCCTTTTAGTTTCTGGGTAATCATATCCATCAGCTTCATGCCAAACGAATTTGCTTTCGGTTTGGGCGTAAACCCAGGCCCATTGTCTAAAAACAGAACGTTGAGCTTTCCATTTACTTCCTGACAGCTTATTTCTAAAGATGGGTTTGGGTGATCTGGAAATGCGTACTTACACGAGTTAGTCACTAGCTCATTTAGCAGTAAACCAACGCTAATGGCTCGGTCGGCATCCAGCCATATTGGACTCAGGGTATACTTGGGCTGAACATGATCAAAATTGAAGCTGCGCAACACGCCACTGACTAACTCAGGAATATATTCCCTAAGATCCACTTCAACCAGCCGTTCTCCATCATACAGACGCTGGTGCACCAGCGCCATCGCTTCCACACGCAAAAGGCTTTCCTCAACGGCTTCTCTGGCAGCAGGATCGGTCAGCCGATTGTATTGTAGCCCAAGCAGACTCGTGATGGACTGAAGATTGTTTTTGACCCGGTGGTTCTGCTCTTTTACTAGTTTGGCATTGTGCTCACTAAGCCGACGGTATTTTCGGAATAGCCAGTAAAAAACAAGACAACCGATAGCCGTTATACCAAAAAGTACCGTCGTCATCCAGGTCATCCGCTTTTGTGCATTGAGCTGCACTCCTTTTTTTTCGCTTTCATAGCGCATTTCGGCTTGTGCTATTGCCCCCTCCCGGTCAGCGTTCAGCGCTTCCATACGAAGCTGATTGTACTTTTGCTGATGTTCGAAAGCTAGCTTCCACTGACCGGTTTGCTGATAAAGTTTTGTGTAGATTTCTTCCAGAAGCCCATTCTGCCAGTAGTCCCCGTGCCTGGCCGTATCACGCACATAAGCCGCCTGATCCAGCCATTTTTTGGCGGTGAGTGGCTGATCAATAGCCAAGTAACAACTGGCCAACTCCTGTAAACTATTAATGATGCTGTAGGGGGTCTTCTGCTCCAAATTAATTGCATAGGCTTTTTTTAGGTATGGAAGAGCCAGATTACCATTTCGCAACGCTAACGTTTTCCCCATGCATAGGTAGACATTGGCAATATCTGGTGCTTTTTTGAGGGCGATGGCTAATCGTTCTGCTTTCCTAAAAAAAAATAGGGCGCTGTCTAACGAAGCTTCCGGTATCGATCCCGCTTTCTCTCGATTCATTCGCCAACCCAGGTCGTGAACGCCAGCCAGCACAATGAAAGCCCCCATTTCGCCGTGTTGTGAACGAACGTGGCTGAAGTTGGCCATCGCCTGACGAGCATGAGTCATTGCCTGCCCATGCTGCCTCTGAACGATATGGTTTTCTGCCATTCGCAGATGCACCTTACCAATGTTCTCGGAAGGCCCAAGCGGTTCTCTGATGCGCAATGATCGAATGAACCAAGCCTGCGCTGTCACATAATCGCCCACTGCACTATGGCGTTTGCCTAGTAAATAGCACTTCTCGGCAACTTCCATCGAATCGCCGGTGGCTATCGCTTCCTTATATTCCTGCTGGGTTTTCGCCAGTTTCTCGTACAAGTACTTACCTACTAGCGGGCGTTGTGCAGAAGTGGAGTACGACAGTAATCCTGTAAGGGCCATTCCAAGAAATAACAATCTGCGTACTTGTTGATCCATTCTACCAGCTAACAGACAAGAGAGCCTGTTAAGAAAACGATTTGCACACTGTAATAATACGATAAAACGAGAGATTGAGGGTGTGGGCACGATGATAATTGCCTGACTACAAGGATGAATAGCCAAAGGAAAGACACAAGCATGATAAGCTCGTTCGTAAAAAAGTCGCTTTCGTAGGAAATAGCAGGCAGTTGGGAAATTTGCTATCGTAGTTTTCAGAAATAATCGCTTTTTCGCAGTCGAAGTTCTGTTGTGCACTAATCCAACTGACGCAACTTTCTACTTCTATCCACACTTACGACAAAAGGTTAAGTCTATTAAGTACTCCGCTTATTCTGCATGATGATGCGCTGGCGAGTTCAAAATCCAGCGCATCATTTATTTCTTCTCCGATAGGCTTTCACCACGCTTGAGAGTCAATGTAAATGTTATCGCTTTTCTCACCCCTCTACAGGGTTCTGCCGATAACCAACCGGCAATCTGTTGATGAAAATAGGCGACAACACACCCTATCTTCTAAAAACAACTTACAACGATTCCTGCTTTCAGGAGTTATCTGTAAAGTACTCCTGCTTTAATCACTTAAGTTGGCAGGCAGGTCCTTTACAAACGGCTCGGGTCGGACTAGAATCTTTGTGGCGCATAGCCTACGTCAACGAGTTCAGTTCAGCTGTCCGCAGCCGAATCACCTTTACTTGTGGCTTGTCGGTCGTATATCGTTCATGAAAAACTTAAAAACCAGCCAGTTCCGGTTTGATGGCAAAAAGAAATTCCTAATTGCTGACAATCCAACTCAGATTACCAATTTTTATACCGACGAAGCAGATCACACCCGGCAGCTGGACGATTTGGCCGCTCGTATGGATCAGGCCCAGAACCGAATGCACGCCGATGGCCATTACGGATTACTGGTTGTACTTCAGGCAATGGACGCTGCCGGAAAAGACAGTAGCATTCGACGAATTTTTAAAGGCGTTAATCCCTCCCGCTTTCAGATAGCTCCTTTCAAGAAGCCAGCCAAAGAAGACCTGAGTCATGACTTTTTGTGGCGGTTTTGGCAGGAGCTTCCCGAACGGGGTCAGATTGGTGTTTTTAACCGGTCGTATTATGAGGAGGTGCTCGCTCTACGAGTGCATCCCGACCGTTTGAGCCAGCAAATGATTCCACCTGGTTTATTACCAAAGGATGAAAAAATGCTTTGGAAACAACGCTTCGGCGACATCGTGCATTTTGAGGACTACCTTTTCAGAAACGGCTTCCCGATTGTAAAGTTCTATCTGAATGTTGATAAGGAAGAACAAGGCAAGCGACTTATTGCCCGACTGGAAGACACTCAGAAGCAGTGGAAATTAAGCGAAAGCGACCTCGAAGAGCGCGAATTCTGGCCCAACTATTTACAGGCTTACGAGGACACGATTAATGCTACCGCAACCCGGCAAAATCCGTGGTATGTCATACCCAGCGACGATCGGCCCAATCAGCAGTTGATTATAGCGTCGGTTATTACCGAGTTGTTGGAGTCACTACCCGTCGATTTTCCAACGACTGACCCCAAAGAAGCAGAACAGCTGATCAAGAAAATAAAAAAACAGGATAGCTGATAACAGCCTATCCTGTGTGAGCAGCACCTTTTGCTGGATCTGTAAAGCTTTATTCTTTACGCATCTTCCAGCAGGGTATCGAACGATACAAACTGATTGGCGAAGCGGTCATGCATCTGCTGTTGCATCTCGTCGGCATGAAGACTTTGGTAGGTGAAATAATCCTCCATGGCATTAAAGTCAAGCTGTACGGAATAAGTCACACCGCCGTTATCGATTTCGGTCAACAGGCGGAGCAACTTATGACTGATGGGCAGACCTGTTGACAGCATAGCCGGAATGTGGCTGGTTTTCATCCAATGGAGCCAGTCATGCTCGACTTCGTTGGCCACGCTATAGGTAGTGTTGTAAAGAATCATAGTCATCAAACAACCAATCGCTACTGTAAGTTGGCATTTTGGTTGTTTCTTTACGCCAAAATTGATTTCGTATGTATACCGGCTTACTCCATGCCCACTCCGGCTTACGCTGGATTGCTCTTGTTTTGTTAGTTGCGTCCGTCTTAAGTGCGCTTGCGAAAAGCGACTACACCGACGGCAACCGCAAGCTATACCTCTTTACGCTGATCAGTGCCCACCTTCAGTTAGTAATCGGACTGCTTTTGTATTTTAT contains the following coding sequences:
- a CDS encoding phage integrase SAM-like domain-containing protein is translated as MNISRMDISFWRRRSKQNGKAVIYCRITVSGERIDIGSTGHTIGWENWDGERVTKAEPESYFMNGHLDTMRDQLRAHYSDLFRKKEKITAAKIRRLFEGQSSAVSLLSAFELYLKDCQADAERNLVEETIGVYDNVRKKLTDFLISRKAIDLLVEDFDLTWVKAYRGWMKKFKQANGKIGHADSYIAKQTQTIKNVIAWAKLNKLTDKNPLDGYKVKGITYGDPVFLTNDQFETLLKHRFKSPKLQQVADLFIILCRTGFHYGDLEDFIRVHKTALRPGIDGEVWLMKARIKNDVMAKIPQFDEVKKIVAKYGGWDQLPLISLVKFNFWLKLVAAEMNLHPELSSKAGRKTFTDWCFNTLCLTTDAVKVLLGRKSDKGMEVYGKPDERRVSVELKASKAMQARQRNKVS
- a CDS encoding recombinase family protein; the protein is MDQETVPVALFVRVSKKSQSYERQVLELTRHAERLGYKIAQVVHEKGSATKRRNVERPELEELLQLCRKRTIKKILVTEFTRLGRRRGETPQLVEEITELGVSIYAHNLHLETLLPNYKRNPVTNMILAVMVEMGAQETERLSERIISGQEEARNNGVRIGRPIGSVIGNKELLEKYPRIVKDLKAGLSIRQISAIRSNSKDTVQRVKKALNSNQFPSNPLN
- a CDS encoding DUF4286 family protein, which codes for MILYNTTYSVANEVEHDWLHWMKTSHIPAMLSTGLPISHKLLRLLTEIDNGGVTYSVQLDFNAMEDYFTYQSLHADEMQQQMHDRFANQFVSFDTLLEDA
- a CDS encoding response regulator, with amino-acid sequence METPLRILIVEDDLFMATDMEESLGKSGYIICGMATSYEAAIRSMEQSQPDIVLMDIMLNGPIDGITTVKELMRIKWVPVIYITGNSEAETFKRAKGTFPAAFLHKPVRVRELAAQIDLAMHNFYAGNIAGSPELPDHTFLPTGSGYIRVIKTEILFVKADRGNSELFLTPAGFHRIYPTRTYHAINISLNLGRLLPYLSAGFYQLSRSLVINLAYIDRIESNQLYIGSHEIAIPDGARKPLINYLQVVRTR
- a CDS encoding sensor histidine kinase produces the protein MALTGLLSYSTSAQRPLVGKYLYEKLAKTQQEYKEAIATGDSMEVAEKCYLLGKRHSAVGDYVTAQAWFIRSLRIREPLGPSENIGKVHLRMAENHIVQRQHGQAMTHARQAMANFSHVRSQHGEMGAFIVLAGVHDLGWRMNREKAGSIPEASLDSALFFFRKAERLAIALKKAPDIANVYLCMGKTLALRNGNLALPYLKKAYAINLEQKTPYSIINSLQELASCYLAIDQPLTAKKWLDQAAYVRDTARHGDYWQNGLLEEIYTKLYQQTGQWKLAFEHQQKYNQLRMEALNADREGAIAQAEMRYESEKKGVQLNAQKRMTWMTTVLFGITAIGCLVFYWLFRKYRRLSEHNAKLVKEQNHRVKNNLQSITSLLGLQYNRLTDPAAREAVEESLLRVEAMALVHQRLYDGERLVEVDLREYIPELVSGVLRSFNFDHVQPKYTLSPIWLDADRAISVGLLLNELVTNSCKYAFPDHPNPSLEISCQEVNGKLNVLFLDNGPGFTPKPKANSFGMKLMDMITQKLKGKSYFNMDNGCSFTLSFDLSTLVTLQ
- a CDS encoding PPK2 family polyphosphate kinase is translated as MKNLKTSQFRFDGKKKFLIADNPTQITNFYTDEADHTRQLDDLAARMDQAQNRMHADGHYGLLVVLQAMDAAGKDSSIRRIFKGVNPSRFQIAPFKKPAKEDLSHDFLWRFWQELPERGQIGVFNRSYYEEVLALRVHPDRLSQQMIPPGLLPKDEKMLWKQRFGDIVHFEDYLFRNGFPIVKFYLNVDKEEQGKRLIARLEDTQKQWKLSESDLEEREFWPNYLQAYEDTINATATRQNPWYVIPSDDRPNQQLIIASVITELLESLPVDFPTTDPKEAEQLIKKIKKQDS